A stretch of the Salmo salar chromosome ssa20, Ssal_v3.1, whole genome shotgun sequence genome encodes the following:
- the LOC106580126 gene encoding netrin-G2 isoform X2: protein MTSTSDIFTTTSGTVTSALDVFTSASGVPFLASDTVTPASDGFTSPPDDTFIPASEGETPASDVATSVSDGLTSRPDEAPSTPRAVPPLPDTVSSAPDPLSPTPGGDTTQAPDKSTPAPDTDTSTSDAATLAPDVATTAPGSSSAAPDPATPSPDTGDPASDAGPAPDSVDPAPNVGPALDSVDPAPDTVDPAPDDAVDPAPDAGPALDSVDSAPDSGPAPDAATPMPDAGGSEKVENKEENVKEEKVTPITEAKGESKEEEKEKKKDFETKDNEKKAVVKLLIPGGSKYSQSKVAYVQFQDCECYGHSNRCSYIDFINIVTCVSCKHNTRGQNCQHCRLGFFRNVSAELDDENVCIECNCNQLGSFHARCNDTGFCQCRDGSIGPKCEDCLPGYSWRQGCSPNVCDDEFLLCQNGGTCFQNQKCLCLPEYKGVLCEQLLCEGERGCSGASASYVSLAAMLSCLLANALLRIVTAC from the exons ATGACTTCAACATCTGACATATTTACCACAACTTCTGGCACTGTTACTTCAGCATTGGATGTATTCACTTCAGCATCTGGTGTGCCCTTTCTGGCATCGGACACAGTTACTCCAGCATCTGATGGATTTACCTCACCCCCTGATGATACATTTATTCCAGCATCTGAGGGAGAGACACCCGCCTCTGACGTGGCTACTTCAGTATCTGATGGACTGACCTCACGACCTGATGAAGCTCCTTCAACACCTCGAGCAGTTCCTCCACTTCCCGACACGGTTTCCTCAGCACCTGATCCTCTTTCCCCTACACCGGGTGGAGACACCACCCAAGCTCCAGACAAATCTACTCCAGCACCTGACACAGATACCTCAACATCTGATGCTGCTACCCTGGCACCTGATGTAGCTACTACAGCTCCAGGCTCATCTTCAGCAGCTCCTGATCCTGCTACCCCATCTCCTGACACAGGTGATCCAGCTTCTGATGCTGGACCAGCTCCTGATTCAGTTGATCCAGCTCCTAATGTAGGACCAGCTCTTGATTCAGTTGATCCAGCTCCTGATACAGTTGATCCAGCTCCTGATGATGCTGTTGATCCAGCCCCTGATGCAGGACCAGCTCTTGATTCAGTTGATTCAGCTCCTGATTCAGGACCAGCTCCTGATGCTGCCACTCCAATGCCTGATGCTGGGGGCAGTGAGAAAGTGGAAAATAAAGAAGAAAATGTTAAAGAGGAAAAAG TTACCCCCATAACTGAAGCCAAAGGGGAAAgcaaagaggaagagaaagagaaaaaaaaagattttgaAACGAAAGACAATGAGAAAAAAG CGGTTGTAAAACTGTTGATTCCTGGTGGGTCCAAATACAGCCAGTCTAAGGTTGCATACGTCCAGTTTCAAG ACTGCGAGTGCTATGGCCACTCGAACCGCTGCAGTTATATTGACTTTATCAACATCGTGACTTGTGTCAGCTGTAAACACAACACTAGGGGGCAGAACTGTCAGCACTGTCGACTGGGATTCTTCCGGAATGTCTCTGCCGAGCTGGACGATGAGAACGTTTgtatag AGTGTAATTGTAATCAGCTGGGATCCTTCCATGCTCGCTGCAACGACACAGGGTTCTGCCAGTGTAGAGATGGCTCCATTGGGCCGAAGTGTGAGGACTGCCTGCCTGGATACAGCTGGAGACAAGGTTGCTCCC CCAACGTCTGCGATGATGAGTTCCTGCTGTGCCAGAATGGAGGCACCTGCTTCCAGAACCAGAAGTGTCTGTGTCTGCCAGAGTACAAGGGGGTGCTGTGTGAGCAGCTGCTctgcgagggagagaggggctgcAGCGGTGCCTCTGCCTCCTATGTCAGCCTGGCCGCCATGCTGAGCTGCCTTCTAGCCAACGCCCTGCTTAGAATAGTCACTGCTTGCTGA